A window of Acidobacteriota bacterium genomic DNA:
TAGACCACGAGGAGATCAGGAAAAAGCTATAAAGTTTCTTTCAGCTAGGGTAAGAAAAGGAGTTAAATGTCAAACTTTACTTGGTGTAACCGGCTCTGGAAAGACATTTACCATAGCGAATGTAATCGAGAGAGTGCAGAAACCCGTTCTTGTTATTTCCCATAATAAAACACTCGCAGCGCAGCTTTATCAGGAGTTCAGGAGGTTTTTTCCAGAGAATGCAGTTGAATATTTTGTAAGCTATTATGATTTTTACCAGCCAGAGGCATATATTCCTTCAACTGATACTTATATTGCCAAAGAAGCAATCATAAACGATGAAATTGATAGAATGAGACTTGCAGCAACTCGATCAATTTTCGAAAGAAGAGATGTTATTGTGGTTGCGTCTGTTTCGTGTATCTATGGGATTGGCTCTCCTGATACTTACTTTGGAATGTTCTTACCAATCGAATTAGGCGTAAGAATTAAGAGAAAAGAATTGATGGAGAGGTTGGTGGAAATTCAGTATGAGAGGTCAGAGTATGAGTTGAAGAGGGGAACATTTAGGCCCAGAGGTGATACAGTAGAAGTATTTCCAGCTTATGATGATTATGCTTACAGGATTGAACTTTTTGGGGATGAAGTAGACGGTCTTTATTTAATTGATAACATAACTGGAAAGATTATCGATAGAAGAGATAGAATCGTAATTTATCCTAAATCATATTTTGTAACTCCAAAACCTCTTCTTTTTGAGGCTCTGGAAGCAATTGAGGAGGAACTTGAGGAAAGATTAAAATTTTTCAGAAGTCAGGGTAAATTCCTTGAAGCCCAGAGGCTCGAAGAAAGAACAAGGTTTGACATCGAAATGATGCGAGAATTTGGATACTGTCATGGAATAGAAAACTACTCAAGACACTTAAGCGGAAGAAGAGAGGGAGAACCTCCTTTTACATTGGTGGATTATTTTCCTCCAGATTTTCTGATTATCATAGATGAAAGTCATCAAACGATACCACAGCTTCGGGGGATGTATGAAGGGGATAGATCCAGAAAACTTACTCTTACTGAACATGGATTTAGACTTCCATCTGCCCTTGATAACAGACCTTTAAAATTTGATGAATTTGAACAGAAAATAAATCAGGTCATCTTTGTATCAGCTACTCCAGGCCCATATGAATTTGAAAAAGCAAAGGAAAACGTTGTCGAACAGATTATCAGACCTACAGGACTTATGGATCCCTCAGTTGAAGTGAGGCAGATAAAAAATCAGATGGATAATCTTATAGATGAGATTAGAAAAAGAGTTTACAGAAATGAAAGAACCCTGATAACAACTCTTACGAAGAACATGGCAGAAAAACTTTCTGATTATTTGATCGAGAAGGGAATGAGAGCAAAATATTTGCATTCAGATATTGAAACTCTTGAAAGAGTTAAAATTTTAAAGGCTTTGAGAAAGGGAGAGTTTGACGTTCTTGTTGGTATAAACCTTCTTCGAGAGGGACTTGACCTCCCTGAAGTTTCACTTGTAGCGATTCTTGATGCGGATAAAGAGGGGTTTCTGAGGTCTACAACTTCATTAATTCAGACATTTGGAAGAGCTGCAAGAAACCTAAATGGAAAAGCGATTCTCTATGCAGATTATGTTACAGATTCAATGAAAGATGCAATCGAAGAAACAAACAGGAGAAGAAAGGTTCAGGAAGAATACAATATCAAACATGGTATCACACCAGAGACGATTGTAAAATCAATCGATGAATTTGCAGGCTCACCATATGAGAGAGATTATTTTGATTATACAGGTGTTTCAGAGGAGAAAGAAATTTATTTTTCAGAAGAAGAGAGGAAGAAGAGGATTGAAAAACTTGAAAAGGAGATGAAAGAAGCATCCGAGAATTTGGAATTTGAGAAAGCAGCTGCCATAAGGGATGAAATAAAGAGATTGAAAAGAATACAGATTGATATTTTAGAGAGATGAAGGTTAGCCTCGGTAAGGTTGTAAGAAAACTTCCAAATAAACCCGGTGTTTATATTTTTAAGAATAAGAGGGAAGAAATTATTTATATTGGAAAAGCTAAATCTTTGAAAGACAGGGTTAAATCTTATTTTACTCTTTATAGGTCTGATAAAAGGTCAAGTTTCATCTTGGATGAAATTGATGATGTGAATTATGTTGTAACAGATTCAGAGAGGGATGCTTTTTTCCTTGAAAATAACCTCGTTAGAGAACATCAGCCAAAATTTAACGTAAAATTGAAGGATGACAAAAGCTATCCCTACATAAAAATGACTTATCAGGAAGATTTTCCAGGTGCTTATTATGTGAGGAAAGTAGAAGACGATGGTTCGATTTATTTCGGACCCTTTGCTCCTGCTTCTACAGCTAAAAATACCATGAGAATATTGAGCAAATGGTTTAAAGTCAGGCAGTGCGATGAAAAAATTGATTTTAAAAGGAAAAGGCCTTGTCTGGATTATTTTGTCTCCCAGTGCTCCGCTCCCTGTACTGGTTTTATCTCCAGGGATGAATACAGGGAAACCATTGAAGAGGCATTACTGTTTTTAAAAGGAAGGGAT
This region includes:
- the uvrB gene encoding excinuclease ABC subunit UvrB, with product MITGRYELKSDFRPRGDQEKAIKFLSARVRKGVKCQTLLGVTGSGKTFTIANVIERVQKPVLVISHNKTLAAQLYQEFRRFFPENAVEYFVSYYDFYQPEAYIPSTDTYIAKEAIINDEIDRMRLAATRSIFERRDVIVVASVSCIYGIGSPDTYFGMFLPIELGVRIKRKELMERLVEIQYERSEYELKRGTFRPRGDTVEVFPAYDDYAYRIELFGDEVDGLYLIDNITGKIIDRRDRIVIYPKSYFVTPKPLLFEALEAIEEELEERLKFFRSQGKFLEAQRLEERTRFDIEMMREFGYCHGIENYSRHLSGRREGEPPFTLVDYFPPDFLIIIDESHQTIPQLRGMYEGDRSRKLTLTEHGFRLPSALDNRPLKFDEFEQKINQVIFVSATPGPYEFEKAKENVVEQIIRPTGLMDPSVEVRQIKNQMDNLIDEIRKRVYRNERTLITTLTKNMAEKLSDYLIEKGMRAKYLHSDIETLERVKILKALRKGEFDVLVGINLLREGLDLPEVSLVAILDADKEGFLRSTTSLIQTFGRAARNLNGKAILYADYVTDSMKDAIEETNRRRKVQEEYNIKHGITPETIVKSIDEFAGSPYERDYFDYTGVSEEKEIYFSEEERKKRIEKLEKEMKEASENLEFEKAAAIRDEIKRLKRIQIDILER